A region from the Pseudomonas promysalinigenes genome encodes:
- a CDS encoding DUF2254 domain-containing protein, protein MSRWRWILAQLTRRLWVRATLIGMLGVAAALLAALAERFIPWHPATEMGADAVYDILTIIASSMLAVTTFSLSVMTSAYGSAASNVTPRATRLLMEDTLTQNVLSTFIGSFLFSMVGIVVLKTGAYGDRGRFVLFLVTVAMIALIVVSLSRWIDHLTRLGQVGETTRKVEQTTHQAITARRERPCLGGLPLIGDSLPVDALPILANTVGYVQFIDMQALSLCAEEYEGFVHVVAIPGSFVHSSTPLAWFSATPGRANDQALIEAVRDGFTVGDERSYDQDPRFGLMVMSEIGCRALSQAFNDHGTAIDVIGRLTRLLSLFAEPAAKEHIDYPRVQVAALAMSDVFEDAFMLIARDGAAHIEIQLRLQKCLQALAQLGDADFRSAALQQAALAFERAEQALALESDKHRLRCAIEVARTR, encoded by the coding sequence ATGTCACGCTGGCGATGGATATTGGCTCAACTCACGCGACGCCTGTGGGTCCGCGCGACCTTGATCGGTATGTTGGGCGTTGCTGCCGCACTCTTGGCAGCGTTGGCTGAGCGCTTCATTCCCTGGCACCCGGCAACCGAGATGGGCGCTGATGCGGTGTATGACATCCTCACCATCATCGCCTCGAGCATGCTGGCGGTGACCACATTCTCGCTCAGTGTCATGACCTCAGCCTACGGCTCGGCTGCCAGCAACGTCACGCCTCGTGCGACCCGCCTGCTGATGGAGGACACCCTGACGCAGAACGTGCTGTCGACGTTCATTGGCTCGTTCCTGTTCAGCATGGTGGGAATCGTGGTCTTGAAAACCGGTGCCTACGGCGATCGTGGGCGTTTCGTGCTGTTTCTGGTAACGGTGGCGATGATCGCACTGATCGTCGTTTCGCTGTCACGCTGGATCGACCATCTAACCCGGCTGGGCCAAGTCGGTGAAACCACGCGCAAAGTCGAGCAAACCACGCACCAGGCCATCACCGCAAGGCGCGAGCGCCCCTGCCTGGGGGGCTTGCCCTTGATAGGCGATTCGCTGCCAGTGGACGCACTGCCGATCCTGGCCAACACGGTTGGCTATGTGCAGTTCATCGACATGCAAGCATTGTCGCTGTGCGCTGAGGAGTATGAGGGTTTCGTGCACGTGGTGGCGATCCCAGGCAGCTTCGTGCATAGCAGCACCCCACTGGCCTGGTTCAGCGCCACGCCTGGCCGGGCAAACGACCAAGCGCTGATTGAAGCCGTCAGAGATGGCTTCACGGTTGGCGATGAACGCAGCTACGATCAGGACCCTCGTTTCGGCCTGATGGTCATGAGCGAAATCGGCTGCCGGGCTCTGTCGCAGGCCTTCAACGATCACGGTACTGCCATCGACGTCATCGGCCGCCTGACACGGCTGTTGAGCCTGTTCGCCGAACCTGCCGCGAAGGAACACATCGACTACCCCAGGGTTCAGGTAGCTGCTTTGGCGATGAGCGACGTATTCGAAGATGCCTTCATGCTGATCGCCCGAGATGGTGCAGCCCATATCGAAATCCAATTACGCCTGCAAAAATGCCTCCAGGCACTGGCCCAGTTGGGCGATGCAGACTTTCGCAGCGCCGCGCTGCAACAGGCCGCCTTGGCCTTCGAGCGCGCCGAACAGGCGCTGGCACTGGAATCGGACAAGCACCGCCTGCGCTGCGCCATCGAGGTGGCAAGAACGCGTTGA
- a CDS encoding M48 family metallopeptidase, giving the protein MKRLGRCLAMLLLPVALLLWSSVQHWRAETAQEQARITRQWLAEPSDALLQALPWAARKQLAGRIDTRQVLERQLSELDKDRYWLRTRLWMASLSGLMALGALMAGVCAWLRLRADAWRALRSAQYLRQRMTANWRVLGRWLSAYMGLLAASLAVSLLYEVSAGVSNAAQGGLAVLIVVLPLAAVLIVCLSIFWRLRQKWPGMGQGNASFLGQELQRQQAGALWQWIEELAGRLQAPVPDHIVVGIDQGFFVTSMPIVLQPGQSVLNGRILYLPVPYLSVLSQQEAAAIIGHELGHLRSRDTELASQTNVRLSMMCAQFSTIVDTRRAMRWVAQPVEWMAGQFLHRFQLAVHHWGRAQELLADRAGAQVHGAHLFVQALLRAIALGRVVDALLLEQGGAGLAVALDRHLQHVALHLDEAVLELSMAHPFDTHPPVAARLDNLNVLLDAPLLQAALRQPSGSDRQWFNLLCQAPANEGWGDFT; this is encoded by the coding sequence ATGAAGCGACTGGGTCGGTGCCTGGCCATGCTGCTGTTGCCAGTGGCGCTTTTGCTTTGGAGCTCCGTGCAACATTGGCGGGCTGAAACGGCTCAAGAGCAGGCACGCATCACTCGACAATGGCTGGCAGAACCTAGCGATGCCTTGCTCCAGGCATTGCCTTGGGCCGCGCGTAAACAACTTGCCGGGCGCATCGACACCCGCCAAGTGCTGGAACGGCAGCTGAGCGAGCTCGACAAGGACCGTTATTGGCTCCGCACACGCCTGTGGATGGCTAGCCTGAGCGGCTTGATGGCGTTGGGTGCTTTGATGGCGGGTGTCTGCGCCTGGCTCCGGCTCAGGGCCGACGCATGGCGCGCCTTGCGTTCGGCACAGTACTTGCGCCAACGCATGACCGCCAACTGGCGGGTGCTGGGGCGCTGGTTAAGCGCCTATATGGGCTTGCTCGCAGCCTCCCTGGCCGTTTCATTGCTCTACGAAGTCAGCGCTGGCGTAAGCAATGCCGCGCAGGGCGGCTTGGCCGTACTGATCGTGGTACTGCCCCTGGCCGCAGTGCTGATCGTTTGCCTGAGTATTTTTTGGCGTTTGAGGCAAAAATGGCCGGGCATGGGGCAGGGTAACGCCAGCTTTCTCGGCCAGGAACTTCAGCGCCAGCAGGCTGGAGCGCTCTGGCAGTGGATCGAAGAGCTGGCTGGGCGGCTGCAGGCGCCAGTGCCGGACCATATCGTGGTCGGGATCGATCAGGGCTTTTTCGTCACCAGCATGCCGATCGTACTGCAACCTGGCCAGTCGGTTCTCAACGGGCGAATCCTGTATCTGCCAGTGCCTTATCTGAGCGTGCTGAGCCAGCAAGAGGCTGCCGCGATCATTGGTCATGAGCTTGGGCATTTGCGCAGTCGCGACACAGAGCTGGCCAGCCAGACCAATGTGCGCTTGAGCATGATGTGTGCACAGTTCTCGACCATCGTCGATACCCGCCGGGCGATGCGCTGGGTCGCACAGCCTGTGGAGTGGATGGCTGGGCAATTTCTGCATCGGTTCCAGCTCGCAGTACACCACTGGGGGCGCGCCCAAGAGTTGCTGGCAGATCGCGCGGGTGCTCAGGTGCATGGCGCGCACTTGTTCGTTCAGGCGCTGCTGCGGGCGATTGCCCTGGGCCGCGTGGTCGATGCCTTGTTGCTTGAACAGGGTGGTGCAGGGCTGGCGGTGGCTTTGGATCGGCACCTGCAGCACGTTGCGCTACACCTAGACGAGGCTGTACTCGAGCTGAGCATGGCCCATCCCTTCGATACCCACCCGCCCGTCGCCGCGCGGCTCGACAACCTTAACGTGCTGCTTGACGCGCCGCTGCTGCAGGCCGCCCTGCGCCAACCCTCAGGCAGTGACCGGCAGTGGTTCAATCTGCTTTGCCAGGCGCCTGCAAACGAGGGCTGGGGAGACTTCACTTAA
- the tadA gene encoding tRNA adenosine(34) deaminase TadA: protein MRPQIIDRSRDQEFMRLALALAGEGAAMGEVPVGAVLVQHGQVIGQGFNRPIADSDPSAHAEMVAIRAAAKSASNYRLPGSTLYVTLEPCSMCAGLIVHSRVMRVVFGALEPKAGIVQSQGQFFGQAFLNHRVMVEGGVLAEECGQILSDFFRARRAKV, encoded by the coding sequence ATGCGCCCGCAGATCATCGATCGCAGCCGCGATCAGGAATTCATGCGGCTGGCCCTGGCGTTGGCTGGCGAAGGCGCAGCCATGGGCGAAGTGCCGGTGGGAGCCGTGCTGGTGCAGCATGGCCAGGTTATCGGCCAAGGTTTCAACCGGCCGATCGCCGACAGTGACCCCAGTGCCCACGCCGAGATGGTGGCGATCCGTGCGGCTGCAAAGTCTGCGAGCAACTACCGCCTGCCGGGCAGCACCCTGTATGTAACCCTGGAGCCGTGCAGCATGTGCGCCGGGTTGATCGTGCATTCTCGAGTGATGCGTGTGGTATTTGGCGCGCTGGAACCCAAGGCAGGCATCGTGCAAAGCCAGGGGCAGTTTTTCGGGCAGGCGTTTCTCAATCACCGGGTTATGGTGGAGGGTGGGGTGCTGGCTGAAGAGTGCGGGCAGATTCTGAGTGACTTCTTCAGGGCGCGCCGAGCCAAGGTTTGA
- a CDS encoding multicopper oxidase family protein: MSFTRRQMLKGLTGLVVVGLGAGGAARYWLGKVEDDNAGHDYELIAAPLDVELVPGFKTQAWAFGPSAPGTELRVRQGTWLRVRFINHLPVETTIHWHGIRLPLEMDGVPYVSQLPVKPGEYFDYKFRVPDAGSYWYHPHVSSSEELGRGLVGPLIVEEREPTGFEHERTLSLKNWHVDEQGGWLPFSIPREAARNGTAGRLITINGQADSVTELPAGQVVRVRLLNLDNTWTYRINLKGNCEAKIYALDGNPVTPRPLHDDYWLGPGMRICLAIRIPDPGEEISLRDGFVRLGTLRSVASSEAPGDWPKALPANPIAEPDLENAEKLNFNFEWAANVTVTPDPDKPSSMWQINGQAWDITDKTCADRPIATLKQGKSYIFELKNMTQYQHPIHLHGMSFKVIASNRHDIKEPWFTDTYLLGKNERAQVALVADNPGTWMFHCHVIDHMETGLMAAIAVV, translated from the coding sequence ATGTCCTTCACCCGTCGACAAATGCTCAAGGGACTTACCGGCCTGGTTGTTGTAGGCCTGGGCGCCGGTGGCGCGGCGCGTTACTGGTTGGGCAAGGTCGAGGACGACAACGCCGGTCATGACTACGAGTTGATCGCAGCGCCGTTGGACGTCGAACTGGTGCCTGGTTTCAAGACCCAGGCCTGGGCCTTCGGCCCGTCGGCGCCTGGCACCGAGTTGCGGGTGCGTCAGGGTACCTGGTTGCGGGTTCGCTTCATCAACCACTTGCCGGTGGAAACCACCATTCACTGGCATGGCATCCGCCTGCCGCTGGAAATGGACGGGGTGCCTTACGTCTCACAGTTGCCGGTCAAGCCTGGCGAATATTTCGACTACAAATTCCGTGTGCCGGATGCTGGCAGCTATTGGTACCACCCTCATGTAAGCAGCTCCGAGGAGCTAGGACGCGGGCTGGTCGGCCCGCTGATCGTCGAGGAGCGTGAACCGACCGGCTTTGAGCACGAACGCACGCTTAGCCTGAAAAACTGGCATGTCGACGAGCAGGGTGGCTGGCTGCCCTTCAGCATTCCCCGAGAGGCTGCGCGCAACGGCACCGCAGGGCGGTTGATCACCATCAATGGCCAGGCCGATTCGGTCACCGAGCTGCCGGCAGGCCAGGTAGTGCGAGTCCGCCTGCTGAACCTGGACAACACCTGGACCTACCGCATCAACCTCAAGGGTAACTGCGAGGCCAAGATCTACGCCCTCGACGGCAACCCGGTGACCCCAAGGCCACTGCACGACGACTATTGGCTGGGTCCTGGCATGCGGATCTGCCTGGCCATCCGTATCCCTGACCCGGGCGAGGAGATTTCCCTGCGCGACGGCTTCGTGCGCCTGGGCACCCTGCGTTCGGTGGCCAGTAGCGAAGCGCCCGGCGACTGGCCCAAGGCTTTGCCGGCCAATCCGATTGCCGAGCCTGACCTGGAGAATGCCGAGAAACTGAACTTCAATTTCGAGTGGGCGGCCAACGTCACGGTCACACCTGACCCAGACAAACCCTCGAGCATGTGGCAAATCAACGGCCAGGCCTGGGACATCACCGACAAAACCTGTGCCGACCGGCCCATCGCTACCCTCAAGCAGGGCAAGAGCTATATCTTCGAGCTGAAGAACATGACCCAGTACCAGCATCCGATTCATCTGCATGGCATGAGCTTCAAAGTGATCGCCTCCAACCGCCACGACATCAAAGAGCCCTGGTTCACCGACACCTATTTGCTGGGCAAGAACGAGCGTGCCCAGGTGGCCCTGGTGGCGGATAACCCCGGTACCTGGATGTTCCACTGTCACGTCATCGACCACATGGAAACCGGCCTGATGGCCGCGATCGCGGTGGTGTGA
- the mltF gene encoding membrane-bound lytic murein transglycosylase MltF yields MFAHTALRQRCAKWLLATGLFLLLGACVEKPSTLERVKEDGVLRVITRNSPATYFQDRNGETGFEYELVQHFADDLGVKLQIETADNLDELYDALGKPSGPVLAAAGLVSSDRRKAQVRYSHPYLEVTPQVIYRNGRPRPTDAKGLVGKKIMVLKGSSHADQLAELKKQYPGLEYEESDAVEVVDLLRMVDEGQIDLTLVDSNELAMNQVYFPNVRVAFDLGDTRDQRWAVAAGDDNSLLNEINRFLDKAQKNGTLQRLKDRYYGHVDVLGYVGAYTFAQHLQQRLPKYEKHFKSYAKVEQVDWRLLAAIGYQESMWQPEVTSKTGVRGLMMLTQRTAQAMGVSNRLDPRQSIQGGAKYFMKIKQELDDSIQEPDRTWFALAAYNVGSGHLEDARTLAKREKLNPNKWLDVKKMLPRLAQKQWYRQTKYGYARGGEPVHFVANIRRYYDILTWVTQPQLEGQVAEGNLHVPGVNKDKPADQSPPM; encoded by the coding sequence ATGTTCGCCCACACTGCTTTGCGCCAGCGTTGCGCCAAATGGCTTCTTGCAACCGGACTCTTTCTGCTGCTCGGTGCCTGCGTTGAAAAACCCAGCACCCTCGAGCGCGTGAAGGAGGACGGTGTGCTGCGCGTCATAACGCGCAACAGCCCGGCCACCTACTTCCAGGATCGCAATGGCGAAACCGGCTTCGAATATGAACTTGTGCAGCATTTCGCCGACGATCTAGGCGTCAAGCTGCAAATCGAAACCGCTGACAACCTCGATGAACTGTACGACGCGCTAGGCAAACCGTCCGGGCCGGTATTGGCAGCAGCTGGCCTGGTCAGCAGCGACCGGCGCAAGGCCCAGGTCAGGTATTCGCATCCTTATCTGGAAGTGACCCCACAGGTGATCTATCGCAATGGTCGCCCCCGCCCCACCGATGCCAAAGGCCTGGTCGGCAAGAAGATCATGGTGCTCAAAGGGAGCAGCCACGCCGACCAGTTGGCCGAGCTGAAAAAGCAGTACCCAGGGCTGGAGTACGAAGAATCCGACGCGGTGGAAGTGGTCGACTTGCTGCGCATGGTCGATGAGGGGCAGATCGACCTGACCTTGGTCGACTCCAACGAGCTGGCGATGAACCAGGTCTACTTTCCCAATGTGCGGGTCGCCTTCGACCTGGGCGATACCCGTGATCAGCGCTGGGCAGTAGCTGCCGGCGACGACAATAGCCTGCTCAACGAAATCAACCGTTTCCTCGACAAAGCACAGAAGAACGGCACGCTGCAGCGCCTGAAAGATCGCTACTACGGGCATGTCGACGTACTCGGCTATGTCGGCGCCTATACGTTCGCCCAGCATCTGCAGCAACGTTTGCCCAAGTACGAGAAGCATTTCAAGAGCTACGCCAAAGTCGAGCAGGTCGACTGGCGCCTGCTCGCCGCCATCGGCTACCAGGAATCGATGTGGCAACCGGAGGTCACCTCAAAAACCGGCGTGCGCGGGCTAATGATGCTGACTCAGCGCACCGCTCAGGCCATGGGTGTATCCAACCGCCTGGACCCAAGGCAAAGCATCCAGGGCGGCGCCAAGTACTTCATGAAGATCAAGCAGGAGCTAGACGACAGCATCCAGGAGCCTGACCGTACCTGGTTCGCCCTGGCCGCCTACAACGTCGGCAGTGGCCACCTGGAAGACGCCAGAACCCTGGCCAAGCGCGAAAAGCTCAACCCGAACAAATGGCTGGACGTGAAAAAGATGCTGCCGCGCCTGGCCCAGAAGCAGTGGTACCGGCAAACCAAGTACGGCTATGCCCGTGGCGGGGAGCCGGTGCACTTCGTCGCCAACATCCGCCGCTATTACGACATCCTCACCTGGGTGACCCAGCCGCAACTCGAAGGTCAGGTGGCCGAGGGCAACCTGCATGTGCCTGGTGTCAACAAAGACAAGCCGGCGGATCAATCGCCGCCGATGTAA
- a CDS encoding helix-turn-helix transcriptional regulator, giving the protein MPSTSPYLDTDFSFDRPGVLAKAGVLDSRKARIMGSATGHYRAQTVHAGLQYFDCNLQFPEPLKIDKVLPQSLCIVQLFDGTWQHTVDGKLNRYTPGQLHLLGLGESLEAQDQLPADSHARMAGVRIAGHYLQELVEDEAQLMPLLALTADGMRFDQLSQCPAVSRLLQQLYLSPYTGGLRRLHCESLSLAIVLELARHLIGPAQSSHTPDRGLRDLAIEARRLLDAQLSAPPTAASLARQLGVGETTLRRAFRKAFGRPILQYVREQRLELARRLLLERRWQVSQVAYQVGYANPANFCHAYKAHFGHPPSSE; this is encoded by the coding sequence ATGCCATCGACCAGCCCCTACTTGGACACTGATTTTTCCTTCGACAGGCCGGGGGTACTCGCCAAAGCTGGCGTGCTGGACAGCCGCAAGGCCCGAATAATGGGTAGCGCGACCGGCCACTATCGTGCTCAGACAGTGCATGCCGGGTTGCAATACTTCGATTGCAACCTGCAGTTTCCGGAGCCCCTTAAAATCGACAAGGTGCTTCCCCAGAGCCTGTGCATCGTGCAACTGTTCGACGGGACCTGGCAGCACACCGTCGACGGCAAATTGAACCGCTATACACCCGGCCAGTTGCACCTGCTAGGCCTCGGCGAAAGCCTGGAGGCGCAGGACCAGTTGCCTGCCGACAGCCATGCACGCATGGCTGGCGTTCGAATCGCCGGCCACTACCTGCAAGAGCTGGTGGAGGATGAAGCACAGCTGATGCCCTTGCTGGCGTTGACGGCAGATGGCATGCGCTTTGACCAGTTATCGCAGTGCCCGGCAGTGAGTCGCTTGCTGCAGCAACTGTATTTGTCGCCCTACACCGGCGGGCTCAGGCGCCTGCATTGCGAAAGCCTCAGCTTGGCCATCGTCCTGGAACTGGCTAGGCACCTTATCGGCCCTGCGCAATCCAGCCACACGCCGGATCGCGGGCTACGTGACCTGGCCATCGAAGCCCGCCGCCTGCTCGATGCCCAGCTCAGCGCCCCGCCCACCGCGGCCAGCCTCGCGCGTCAGCTGGGCGTGGGCGAAACCACCTTGCGCCGGGCTTTTCGCAAAGCCTTTGGCCGGCCTATTCTGCAGTACGTGCGCGAGCAACGCCTGGAGTTGGCCCGCAGGCTTTTGCTGGAGCGGCGCTGGCAGGTGTCGCAGGTTGCCTACCAGGTCGGCTATGCCAACCCCGCGAACTTCTGCCATGCCTACAAAGCTCATTTCGGCCACCCGCCAAGCAGCGAATAG